TCTACAGGCACAGCGCGTGGAGCTCCCTCGATATCCAAAAACTGTCCCTCGTCATCCTCTTCTTCGATCACCAAAGCCTTCGGTGGAGGAGCAATGATGATTTGGATATCCTTCTTAAAGTGCTCAAAAAAGGCATTCACCATGGGCGCGGCCTTACGACCACCACTGAGTTTTTCATTGGGTTTCCCCTCGTACAGAGCCGCAAAGGCAAAGCGTGGATTTTCATACGGGAAATAACCAGCAAACCATGCCAGGCGCTTGTTTTGGCTTTTGGGTCCCCACTGTGCCGTTCCGGTCTTACCACAAAGCACCGTATAGCTAAGGCCAGCGCGCTGCCCGGTACCGTATCCGGCATTCACAACCTGCATCATTCCCTCCTGAACGGCATCGACAGCCGTCGGGTCGAGGTTGAGAAAATTGCGTCGTTTCGGCTCATTGGCGACCAACACGCGCCCACCGACATCCTGGATCTGTTTGACCAACCAAAGTTTGGGAAGTTCCCCGCCGTTGGCAATACCAGCCATTCCTTGGGCGACTTGCAGAGGTGATGCCAGCATCACTCCCTGCCCGATCGATAGGTTCGCGGTATCTCCATCCATCATACGCCGTTTGTGATGTTTTTTCATCCACTCGTTCGTTGGGATCAAGCCCGGGGTCTCCCCGACCAATGGCAGGCCGGATTTTGATCCATAACCCAATTTTCTCGCAAGTGAGAGAAAAGCCGTCGGCCCAGTCTTAATACCCACCTGATAGAACCAGGTGTTGCAAGACCTGGCAATCGCACGTTTCACATCGATGTCACCCTCTGGAACCTTCGTCCAGTTACGGAACCAATGCTTTCCAATCCTGATCGCAGGAGGGCAATGAATCAAACTTCGCTCGGAAACCTCACGATTGTTCAAGGCTGCCAGTGCAACCACAGGCTTGAAGGTCGATGCCGGTGGATACCCCCCTTGAAAGGCCCTGCCAAAAAGCGGGGTCCCGGGGTCCTCCCTGAGTTCCTGATACTTATCATTGCTGATGTAGGGCATGAAATCGTTCAAATCAAAACTGGGGCGTGAGGCCATGGTCATCACTTCACCGGTCTGAATATCAATCACAACAAAAGCGCCCCGCGAGCAGTATTTTTCCAGCACCTCTTCGGCATATTTTTGCCAATCGAGATCCAGAGTGGTGACCACCGTGCCGCCCGGTTTGGGGCGACGCTCAAACATTTTTACGACTTCAGTCCCATCCGCCTCATAATCCTTGCGCAACAAACCCGGCTTTCCTTTCAATACATCGTCGAAGATTTTTTCAAGTCCGGCACGGCCCTCGGAATATTCAAAGATCGGATCGCCGTAATTGATCGGGCCTTTTTCGAGTTTTCCGGAACTACCCACATAGCCGATGATATGGGCTGCCGCATGCTTTTCTGGATAGCTTCGCAAATAGACGGGGTGCAGGATCAACCCGGACATCAATGACTTTTCGACCTCCTTTTTTTTCTTTTCATCCACGACATGGGTGACGGGCATCGCCAACCACCTCCGATGCCGGTAATGATGCCAGAGTTGGTCATCAGAAATATTCCACTCGATCCCAAACAATTCGTTGGCTTGGGCAATTCGTTTTCTCGCCCAAGCGATGACCTGCGCTTTCTCAGCTTTCTCAAATTGACCGAACATCAAAGCCGGATACCAAACCACCTTACTCTGGGCAAAGGGCTTACCATTACGATCGGTAATCTGGCCGCGAGGGGCCGGAATGGAAAGGGTCATCGTCCGGGCGTCCGGCCTCACGGTCAAGGAGCCCTCAAGTCCTCCACCCTTGCGAGGTTCGGATCCAGGGCGCAGGATTCCTTCATCAGCCTTGCGCATCGCCTCAAGAGCCTCAGATCCGGGGTTTGGTTGATCCTTCTTTGCTGCCCCGTATGGAGAAGCGG
This genomic stretch from Oceaniferula marina harbors:
- a CDS encoding penicillin-binding transpeptidase domain-containing protein; the protein is MKRGAGSAWTGTSAVCWAVVCLLLVCHEVGLGQENSKRGYRDADLPPGVTRIPQRPKPEKPAQSPKAAKADASQPASDQAQKSEPVSPGPDPQGERNAQDPVEPQQAEMPAVLDKKTVSTDRTVNPVQAASTQTDDQPAALPEAQVNDPVRESVPITVSSAATAASEPEPGTTSPPVTEERKPGKNASALPPGVTPIPASPYGAAKKDQPNPGSEALEAMRKADEGILRPGSEPRKGGGLEGSLTVRPDARTMTLSIPAPRGQITDRNGKPFAQSKVVWYPALMFGQFEKAEKAQVIAWARKRIAQANELFGIEWNISDDQLWHHYRHRRWLAMPVTHVVDEKKKKEVEKSLMSGLILHPVYLRSYPEKHAAAHIIGYVGSSGKLEKGPINYGDPIFEYSEGRAGLEKIFDDVLKGKPGLLRKDYEADGTEVVKMFERRPKPGGTVVTTLDLDWQKYAEEVLEKYCSRGAFVVIDIQTGEVMTMASRPSFDLNDFMPYISNDKYQELREDPGTPLFGRAFQGGYPPASTFKPVVALAALNNREVSERSLIHCPPAIRIGKHWFRNWTKVPEGDIDVKRAIARSCNTWFYQVGIKTGPTAFLSLARKLGYGSKSGLPLVGETPGLIPTNEWMKKHHKRRMMDGDTANLSIGQGVMLASPLQVAQGMAGIANGGELPKLWLVKQIQDVGGRVLVANEPKRRNFLNLDPTAVDAVQEGMMQVVNAGYGTGQRAGLSYTVLCGKTGTAQWGPKSQNKRLAWFAGYFPYENPRFAFAALYEGKPNEKLSGGRKAAPMVNAFFEHFKKDIQIIIAPPPKALVIEEEDDEGQFLDIEGAPRAVPVEEEDDGGLDPAMGLPGAGYRSDGLVPEQTPLRPLVPSPVVPVNPVPRDPWVRPDGRAPSRAVPVEEDPLPAPGPRAFPGPDRSNRAIPVDET